A stretch of DNA from Besnoitia besnoiti strain Bb-Ger1 chromosome II, whole genome shotgun sequence:
TCGCCTTGGCGAAGGGACTCAGCTTATGTGGCACGTAGGATCGTCTGGTACAGAAGCAGTCTGTTTGTGTCGCCAGAGAGCGAAACTAGGCCAACTGTATCGCCAGCGTGTACGCTATCTTATGACGTCGACACATCTGTCGTGTGCTGCAGCACTGTTCGAGAAGATGCAGACCCTCCCTGAACACCCGTACTTTGCAGCTGGTGAGGAGACGAGGGCCCTACAGGTGCACTGCCGGAAATCTGAGCAGGGCGCTGGCCAAGGAGTCTAGGTCCCCCGTCACACATATGCAGTTACCAGAGGACCTCCTCCTCGGGGAGGTTCGGACTGTTGTCCTCCATGGCATCCTACTGAGCTGGAAATAGTCATATGCAGTGAAATACGCAATAAAACCAGAGCAGCCACCGGCACGTCTGGACTGTTTAAGTCCGCGAGCGATAAGAGCAGCCTCCTGAGGCGGCTTATTCCGCTGGCATCACCGCGATCTATTCAAGCGCCTGTGACTTGCTCCAATCTGCCGCCAAGCCTTTCTGCTGATTGATGCGTCTGCAGGAACGAGCGAACCCGATTTGGGAGCGATTACGGCATTTGTCAAGTCCACAGCTGCTGATCCGTGGACTCCAGTCTATGAAGAACTGCACGGTCTTCCCACGGAAAGCTGCCCTTTCCTACAAGGGGCCCACATTCTGATGACCGAATCGATCCAAATGAAGGCGAAGGCAAAGACACCCGTGCAGATCGAAGCCGTCAAGCTTGTAAGGTCATACCGATAGAGACGGCAGTGCCTTGTGCAGATGAAGCCTCTCGTGCTGACGAGCGTCTTTGCCGTTGCGGATTACTGACAGGCACCTGCAGGCTTAGTCCAACTGCAGTGTTGACTGAGGCGGAGAGTACCACAGTGTAACCCTAACTGTGACACGAGGCGTCGAGTTCCTGtgtgcagccgcggcggggcctAACTAGGGGATGACACTGTGCGCGGGAGAAATGGGGACCCTACAGGTGGTAACACCTCCAACGCCAAAGGACCTGACTAGATGCAGTGCAGAAGCGTCACCGTGTCATTATTCATCGGATCTGAGCTACGGATTTTCTCAGGTGGCGGCAAGGCGAACCCTGTACAGCACTGTATTTGCCCCGGTGGCCAGCAGCATGGCCCTTGGCCTCTGGACAGAGCTCGTCGACTTTTCCAAATGCAACAAGGCCTCTGGGCCAAAACCGCCTGGAAAGCAGTCGAAGAAGGAAATCATGTATCGGGCGTTTGGATTTGCGGTCGCGCGCATGTACATTCCACAACAGACTCGTTGCTCCAGGCAGTCAACCGAGCCTGTCTGCCAGATGCTGATAAGCTACTTGGCCGTGTCGCAGGCCATCGTCGCGTTGGGCCGTGTGCTGGGCACGCCGTCGGAGCAGAAGGCTATTGGCACGCTGGACGAGACAGTCGCCAAGTTGCGGACCAGCATCACCGATGACGAGATTTCGGCTACCCAGATGCAGGTCGAAGTTTCCATTGCCGAAACTGTCTTGATAGGTACGCTGGAAGAGGGAAGCCGCATTTTTTTGCCACTGGCCAATGCTTCCGCATCTAGCCCCGGATTTCCTCATCTTCGTTCATCCAAAACGCTGGCGACGCATCGTAGCTTTGTGACATGAACTGCAAAGGCTGAGAGGCCGATCGGGCGCAGAGTGTGGCTTTGCGTCGCGTGACGACTTTTTTAGCGAACTGGCATGTTTCTTAGTGAGTCCACCCATGACAGCGCGAGTATGTAACGCGTTAGCCGGTGGGCAGTTTGTCTATGCCTGCTATGTGCGCAGCTTTATCTGGCAAAAAGAAGACGGTCAAATTCATTCTCGCAATGGCAAAATCAAAAAAAATTGCCAAAATTCTTGCCGTGATCGTTGCGAAGGTAAAAAAATGGGTGTTTCCTTTTGAGAAGCAGAACCTCGAGACTGCGAAAGCTCTTTCCGACGCCAGACCGATGGTGTACGCACTCGAGAATGCCAACTCCGCCTGGCTGGGAGGTACAGGTCGTTGCGCAGTGGCGAACAAGGGCTTGGAGAACCTTATGCTTGCTATTGCGAGAAGAATTGCGAAGGAAATGAAGCCCACTCAGCAGACTAGCTTCCTGGAGAGCGCTGACTTCCACTCGCCGGTGTCCGGTTCCGACTCTACTCAGATCACCAGCTTGATAGCTTCAGAAGAGGATGCAACTGGACGCTGGGTGAAGCCTCACGACGGCCTGTCGTTGTTGCAGACTCCAGGTGCCTCTGATTCGGTGGGTGGTCGTGGATGGAAGAAGCGCAGAAAAATGCACTTTCTGCTCGCCTTTGCTGGCTTCGCCTTAGCAACTACTGTAATTGGATCATTTGCAGTGCCGTTTATTCACCCGCTGTTCGTCATCTTCCTCGTCACGGGTCTTTTCGGTTTCATCCTGTTTGCAACTTTCACTTCGGTCATTATCAAGCAATCTCTTTTGATCACTGCGACGACTCAAGCCAGCGAGGAGATTGACCAGACCGAGAGAAGGATTCACCAGCACAGGTTGGAGCAAAAGGAACTCAGCGACGCGGTGTCTGAGCAAATAACGCGAGAGAACCGTAACAGGCCGCCAAGCCCGCCTCCAAACCCGCCACCAAACCTGCCTCCAAGCCCGCCGCCAAACCCGCCGCCAAGCCCAGCTCCCGCCCCTAATGCCGCTAATACTCATTATCCAACCCCGCTATCAGACAAGCTGACTGTTGCGGGTCCGTCTGCCGGTCTGGCGACGGGTGTTTCGTCACGGCGTCCTTCAAGGAGACGGTCGCGGAGCCCCAGTCCCACCGGCAATGTGAATTACGGCTTTCAAAGCGACACGGACAGCTGGGACAGCTCAAGCGGCGATGAGAGCGATGATGAAGGCATGATAGGCTGAAGGTAACGATATCGAAGCtaccgcgcaggccgccaaGAGCGACATACGCATGCTCACATGCACAGGCACTTCTGGTATCATTTATAGACACATCGTGATCGACACTACGGGTGCAGTATGAAGGGCAGTGCTGCTTGCTCAGTGGCAGGTGCGTCACTCCAGTTTCCATCTGTTTTTTGAATTTTTCGTAATTGTTTGATGTGCGTTCACCACACCTAATTCCAATCACTGCACGATCTCAGTGCAAATGCGGAGACGCGCTGTATTGTTTATGAAAGAGCACTTCTCCTCCATAAGCTCCACGTATGACGTTTCGCGGGGCGACGTCTGATATCGCCAGTGTCCTTTAAAAAAGCGCGCCTGACCAGCCTGCCCTATTAGTCCCAGAGTATGTGCGCAAACTTACTCGGAGCCTAGAGGccgggcgcgccgcaccaCCGCCAGGCTTTGAGACTGAGGGCAGCGGTACGCTGTATCAAGAAGTCTAATAGGAAGATAGATCTGAGAGAAGCTTCTTTGCGCCAGAGGGCAAGCTCTCACGTAGCTAACTAGAACCGCGGTACGCACCTGGGCGCCAACGCAAATGTATCCCAAGGTCGTGGACTCAGCAGAACAGACGGACCACCGTCGCAGCCTAACATGTATTGTTTGCCGTTGAGTGGAAGTTACATGCTTCGTTTGGCAGCCCTGTTTGTTTCAGCCgtgcggggggggcggggggggagcgcgTGTTCGGTGGACGCTTGACAAGATAATGCCCAGTATATCTCACGGGGGCTAGAGATGCAAGAAGCTACAAGGAATGGAAGACACATAGGAGCCCTGAAGAAACATCAGCAGCACCCGGGGAGATCTATTGTTTGTTTCGCCAGAAACACGAGGTGCGAGGGTCATGAAGACCGAGTGCCTGAGACGTGTTAAGGAAGGAGAGCTAATGATAGAGTGCATTAACAGGTGTAACAAGGAAACGTCTGACAACGCTAGCCGACTGGATGGAGGAAGCCTGGACTCACCGGAAGCCGAAGTTTAGCCCTTCAGCAAAACTGTTTCGCGGTCTTCAGAGAGCAACAGCTTGCGAGACAAGAGCTAACTGATTTTTTCTGCGTTACACGTGGAGTTTCCGCCCGCGTCGGGGACGACTCCTACGTGTCCGCTATTCCAGCAGTGGGCATCCGGTTTCTCAATGATGTCACTCAAAAGAAGTTCATGGAAGTAGCCACTGGCCCTGCCCTCCCACCGAACTTTTTCGGGGAACCCATCCGGCGAATGTTCTCCTGCTTCGAGAGGGGACCCCGGAATGATGTACGTGCCGATCCCCTCCGAGGCACGCGTCTACCCTACCTTCGCCACTCCACCAGCGACTCGCAGCATCCGCTAAGGTGTGTCTGTGTTGCACGCAGTGTATACGTTGGGAAGTGCATTTGTGAAGGTAGCATCGAGTCATCGGCTGAATCTCCCGAAGGCATTCTACGATGATCCGCTCCCCACGCACGCTGAAATGCTCCCATTGCCCAACTGGGGCTTGGACATCGAGGACCCGTCCCTCAAGACATCTTCGCTCCGTCAACTGCCATGTCTTCTGCAACTATGAGTGTGCAACTCTGATTGGTTGGCGAGGAGTATTCTGCTTGCGGAGCGTCGCATCAAAATCTTTTATCTCCGGTCCCGGTGTTTGCCAGTTACGgctgtcgtcgtcgtcgcgggtCTCCTCAACGACAGCTTGAGGAGGGCTAGCTTGCCGCGCCGTtgggcgctgtcgcgcggTCAGGAGTCTGCACGGTACTTGGGCGGTTTGTCGCGATGGGCCTGCAGCACGGGCCTCGTGAAGCGTATGTTAAGAAGTtgacgcagctgcgctgccgGGTTAGTTTTTCTAGCAACAACTATCGTTAGAGAGAGGGTTCACATACTGTTTCGCTGTCCCCATCTTTCGGGAAGCACATGACAAGAAGTCTGTTGTCCTGAGTCggcagcgccgacggcgtTTCTCAGGCGTAGACATCGCAGGCCTGGACAcaacggcgcgccgccccggtTTCGCTAGGGCCCGTTGTGCGACGTCGCGACACAGAGTGCTTTATGTCTTTCTTCGGAGCTGCTGACTCAAGCCCTCCGTGCAGGTGGAGAACATTTATTCCTGCTCAACAGCGATGCGCCTTTCTAGCAAAAATGGAGCGCTCGTCAGCGGTGcccctccttcccctcttctcgctgctttTGGCTCTGTTAGCCAGCCCTTCACTCGTGTCTTCCGGTGAGCTTTCAGCGGTGCCCTTCTCTTGACTTCACTCTTCCTCCAATTTCTGCATTCCCCTTTACTGGCGGTTCCACCCTTCTTTTCGTCCACTGCAACATACAGCAGAGTCCCAAAGATGTGTTGTTACAGTGCGACTCCCGTCGCTCTTGCCAATGGcggggcgcctcctcgggctTCGAGGTGGCATCTGCCTGGGCGCGGCTTCTCCAAGTCTGCAGCACCTTGCCTTCCACTTCGTCGCCACAGTGTTGTCGTTGTCATGACGGGGCTGAGCCCTAAGCGCTGAGCCCTCAGCGCTGAGCGAGCCAGCGAGGGGGCGATGAATGGCCGCGCAGTGGCGAGGAAATGACGCCAGCAGAGCAAACAGCTCCTCTCCTATCGGAAGTGCTCCAATATACGCGGTCCTTTTAGCAGAATCCCGTCGGCGGCTTGTTTTCCGTTGGTTTTTACTGGCTCGGGTCTGTAAACTCGGTTATTTTACTGCTTCAGCCGTCGACATAACTGGCGGAGTCCAGGAGGCTGGCTGCGTGAGAGTGAAAAATGAATACTGCTCACAGGCTCAGTGAGAGGCGACTCAGACAGATAGCACCGAGGGGCAGATCCACGGGCCCAACGCTCTAGACAAATGGATAATTGTGCGTGAGTACATGTGTTCAGGGCGTCTAGTTGAGGTGACAGAGCTTGCTACCGACAGCGAGCcattttctcttcttcagctggGTCTCCAGGCGCCTACCCCAACAGATTCAGCCACATTCACAGGGGAATCTGTTTCAGCTCCTCTAGGCGGGGAAACCCCAAGCAACAGAGAAGCTGACGATGCGTCGACTCCGACCGATCAGGCAGGGGTCTCAGGTGCATCGTCCCCCCCTTCGAATGAATTTGAGCAGGTGGAAGCTTCAATTGCTAGCGATGCAGTAAGGGAAGTCGAAGGCCCCCCCCAACCTGAATTGGAGGAGACAAGGGCTTTCAGCAGCGCCCCTGCCAAGGGCAGCAGGTCGCGTTCTGCTGTATGCGCGCACGACATCGAGAGGCTATTGACTCCGACCGGCTGCGATGGCCGCAGGCCCATGCTGCGCCATCTTTGAGAGGAACTAGCTCTTTCTGTAGACACACGTGTCTTCTCACCCATATTTCCACGCCAGCATCACTCGTGCGCGAGTTCTGCCGCGGATGGTGCGACAATGCACATGCCGTCCACGACGACCCCTGCCCAGTATCACTACCCGTGCGGATGCCGATGTCTGCTTTAGGCTTTGCAACAGATGCACGCTTCGACAGTCAGTTTGCATGCGCACTGAAGGATGAAATACTGTGTCTACTACTCGTGGATTTATTTGACTGGAAGGGTGATTCTCTGtgtgcagccgcagccgcagacttCCTCCCCATCTTCCACCGATGGGGACGCGAACGATGACGAAGCATCACGCATCTTTCACCATTTCGCTTCTGGCCAAGGCGAAGGTTAGGACTCACCCAAGCAAGACACACAGAGGCCTCTGGGAGGCGAATAACGCCACTCCAATTTTCGCTCGCCTAGCACGCGAGGATGTGACTTGCTGCGGGCTTTTTACCAAACGTGTTGATTACTCGAATATGTTCATAAATCGTGGACTGCCGATCGCGCTGAATCACTCTAAACTAAGTGAGGGTAACACAGCAGAAGGAATCGACTGCAatctgtatctcataaccggagtcatcttcagtattttACGAGCTATAatttttggatgggattacttttaacaccgcatgATATGCTAAAGAGTACCAGTCAGGTACGATctgaagcggagttacaaaccggttcatTGGTATGGAGTTACAAATAGAGACCTCTGTTCTGGCTGTTCATTTCAGTCAGAGCCGTGGCAAATGGTGTGGCTATGCGGTGGCCTGAATGTGCGTGTAGACTGCTTGCTGGGTGATGGCGAGTACGCACTGGGCCAGAATGGCATGTCGCTAGTTGCTTTGGCATACCAGCGGCACCGTTCTTGTGATATTTGACCATaccgtgtgtgtgtgctgcaGAATTACTCACGTGCGCAGAGTGGAAACCGGTGAATAAGTGGGATGGCTTAGCAAAGAGCTTCTGCCAGCGTCTCAGGAAGAAACCCACTCTTGCTGAAATCTGCGAACAAGCAGCCGCCGATCTGATTCCGAAATTGACGGCGCTCTACGTGCGGCCTGGCCCGAATCCCGTTCCGGGTATGCCATTTCACTGATGGGAATGCTAGGCTATTTGGGCGAGTTTGCAGGTCGCGTCGTCCCGTCGTCTGCTCTGTCTTCACGGGAGAGCCGGACTCCTGGATTCCATGCAGTGGGACCCAATAGCGACATGAGAGTCTGAGGTGGCCTTCTACCAGATGCGTCGTCCCCGCTTTGCTGTTTTCATATCCTATGCTGTTCGGGGAGGCGTCGGCACACCTGACCTTAAGGGCGGCTCGTAATTGACTCTACGCGTGAGCCCACGCACTCCTCTGCCCCGTTACGTACGGCGATATACGGTGCTGTACAtgtctctgtctgcagaGGTTGTACGACAGCTGAGCCTGTACGTGCTACATCCGTTAATTCCAAGAGGTAAGAAGTTGCGCTGCAGCGTGCCCGCAGTCCGGATATCTCAGGTGCCGATGGCGTCACCTTGTCGCGTCACCTCGTCTAGGAGTCCTTGCGAATTTTCTCTCAGGTAAAACGGCAGCTCCGACGGAGGCACTGGGGCGCGTCGTTTCATCCATTGGAGCTTCAGACGTCTCTCGATTTCAGGCGTCCCTCTCTACCCAGTCGTGTAGCGTAAAGAGAACCCTGCAGACCCTTGGCGAACGAGCCAACAAAGATACCCGGAAGTCGCGCAAGGATACAATAAAATCGACCGAAGCCCGTGAGGTAAGGTCCTCACCTGACAAACCTGGCGAAGCTCATTTGACTTGTATGAAAATTCTCTGCTGCAGTAGTGCTTCGGGGACCCTTTTCTCTTTGTGTTTACAGGCGATCGCGTCCCGCTACCTCGTTCTACTGGAGCAAGTCCCTGCCCCAGATCCGGTGTACGCCGGGTTGGTTGTTGCCTTGGTCAACTTGAAGCCATGCttgacgcgcaggcgccgcaatGCAAAATATCACATTCCCGCGGGGAACAAAAGCATCGAACTGAAGCACCGAGATGCAGTAGTCCAAGCCTTCGCTGGGGCGTTTCTGACTGCCTTCTACCCCCCTCAAGAGCACTGCAACGGATATACTCTCTCACACAACTGTGCCGTCCTAAAAGGTTTTCTGcaagctcgccgcgccctcgatTCTGTTGCTGAGTCTGTCATCCAGCAGGCAAAGTACAACTCTCAAAGCCAGGTTGACGCTGTCCAAGCTGATATGAATACAGCAGCAGGATCTGAGGCTGATGCCGAGCTGGAGGACGTTCTGCTACAGAGCAAATTGTCAATCTACTTCACCGTTCGTGTTGGTGAGTGAGCTACCAAATTGGAGGATCTCTAACACCATTGCCAGGCAAGCGTGGCATCTGCTACATGATTAGCGAAGAGGCAAGCAAACAGAATGCACGTCTGTCCGTGCTGTGCTTAAGTAGAGCGTTTTGCAGCTGTTATTGGTCTTGCTGTActtgcagccgcagcagcttcgGGGAACTCCGGAGCGATCCTTGGATTTTTCGGACGATCTAAAGTCTTGGCCAAGCTGATTGCAAAGGTGGCTCTGAAGATGAAGTCGCTCATAACTCAGATTTTCGGAGACGGGCCCGCGAGCGTTGCTTCCTCAGAAGCGGAAGTTGGCACCACGAGGGCACTTCGCGAAGTCTACATTGCCAGCACCTCAGCCGCTGTGACTTGCGTGACGTCGCGTATTGGCTTGGCTAACGTGACTGCCAACGTTCTTGTCAAGTTGGTGAaagcagcggcagaagctGCGGCAAAGTCGAGGGCAAACTCGACCAGTTTCCTTGACATCGCTGCATCGCCTGCCGGAGACAGTCCATCCACAGAGCTCAGCGCTCGACAGGGGGAGCCCCTAGCTATCGAACCGCATCAACCCGCCGATGCCGGCAGAACCGGAGCTCTGATGCCGATCAGGCTCATCTCCTTTGCCCAGAAACGGACCAAAAGCAAGAACAAGTCGTGGGATCGATGGAAGCCAGGTTtagtcggcggcgccttcgtgtTGCTTGCCATCGCTATCGGGACTGGAGCTGCCTACAGCTTTTTGTGGGCGGCGCCTTGGGCGATCGCCCTTGTCGTTGTCGGTATCTTCTCCTTTCTGGTGGCTACGGTCCTTATTATATTGTTGTCGGAGAAAGCTATTCTCCGTAAGTGGTTCAAGAGAGGCGCTCGTGCTgcgaagaaagcagaggaggaagtggCGAAGGCCttggagagaagaaggatgGCGGAAGCCAGAATGAAACGAAACCTTGAACGGAACACATTTCACTCCCATGATCCAGTCCAGACCCGAAGTCCGTGGGGGACGCCAGGCGCACCCGCGGGAGCCCCTCAacctccgctgctgcctccttcaTCACCGCAACCTAGGCCGGCCGATGCGTTCGACAAGACACTTCACTCTCCACCCATCTACCCGCCTCCTATTTATGTCAACCGGGATTACAACCAGTAGCCAAGCCCGCCGACCGAGgtttcgccggcgcagcgttGATTCAAAGGCGGTGCCGCCGTTGTTACAGGGCCAGTCGGGCTGCTGCGAATGatgtgtttttttttgttttttagAAGTGAGAGCGTCGCCGGGGCCTGACTCAAAAAAGCAGTCTCCTCACCATGGATGGGCAGTCAAAGGCCAACGCTTTTTTTTCGTGGATGGACGATGGACTGACGCTTGTTCTCAACCTTGAGCACAGTTTGTTTCGCTGCGCCGTGTCGACTTTTTGCTTAATCTCTCTTGCACTCCCACAAGACCACACACTTCTGCAAAGTGCTTGTTCCTAGCGAGGCGCTGTTGTGTATGCACAAGCGCCGCCTGTTCTCCCGCCCTTCCCTCTTGCTGTGTGCTCCACGATATTCGCCAATTCCGATCTGTAGCGGATGCCAGCTCACGTAACAGAAATCGTACGGATAGAGAAACGTTTTACCAACAAAATTTGCGAATCAGGCCACTCGCGATACCATTTCTGCGTTTGCCAGCTTGGCGGTGACATCACACTCAGCCTTGCACGTTTTAGCAGCTCCACGCACACTCTATAGGTCCGCTGCGTCAACAATATCTCTAGTCTCCCGTTTTTCACGCGACGTTTCCGGGGTAGCCTTTCTGCAAGGCCAACAAGAAACTCTTGGCGGCAGACTGACTACAGTAAGATTGACTAGGGGAACTTTAACTGGCATTGACCTCGAGTGATCAACACTACGCGGCATTGAAGGTCTACAGCAGTAGAATGAATCACTCGCGAGACAGCTCTCAGAAATTTGCGATCAATTGGAATGCGGGCTGGTCTGCGTTGAGATTTTCAGACGACAAAGACATATTGTCAAGCGTTCTGGACGGGGCAGCACCGGAAGATGCCGATCAAGTAACGAAACAAGAACCGGTTTTTGGGGCGCCCGTCGAATTCGCCTCATCGTCGCCTTCGTAGTCTGGCATGGAAAAACACATTGTTGAAATAGCTGCCGCACCACATGGCAAATGCCCTGCGACACTCAGAACGGGAACAAATTACCGCACATGCGCGTCAGCACGTCACCTGTGCTGCAGATAACGCTATCTGAAACCACCGAACATAGGTGAACGTCCTCCAAGAAAGCCCCTCAGGTAAAATGGTTCTCTGGAGCGGTCGTCGCTCTggaaggagacaggaagTACACCTCGGCAGCGTCGGGCCCGAGTGCAACACATACTAGTTGGCTGTTTCCTCGGATCCTTCATTTAGCTCAAAGGCTGTATTTTGTtgagcctcttcttccagaCGGGCCTGCTCCTCAAACAACTGTGAGAAACGATCATTCACTTTATAGACAGGCCTTTTTTCTTTCGATTTGCGCTTCTTGGGCACTTTACGGAGGTCCCTACCGCCACTGAAAGCAATCCGGTTGAATTCTGCCTGCCACATGATGCCGTAGCTCATGAGCGGTATGAGAATAACGAGACCCAGACCGAAAGCCAGACCGAGTGCTCCCAGGTACATAAACAAGTGACCGAGAGGAAACATTGCTACACCTACAATCCCTAAAACCAGAGAAGTGAGGGCGATACCCCACGTGAGAGCTACAAGGCCTTTTTTCAAGTCCGATCTTTGCGACGGAAAACCAAGCAGGGACCGCAGCTTGTGCACGGAGGAGTGGTGGCCATCCGCTTCATCCCACGACCGTCGAAAGATGTCGGTTGTGTGAGCATTCATGACATCCAAAAACTCCTGTGCCTTCGGAGAGAGCGCGTCGCCAATTGTTTCGAGGTCTGCGCTCTCATAGGGGATGTCGTAAATGTTCTCAGGAGGgtcaggcgccgcgccgaacGGCTGACCATCCGTCGGATTAGTCCGAACTTGAACAAGAGAGGCAGGGGCGGATGCCAAAggctttttctcctctttttttGCCGCACCCTCTGCGGCACTTAGGAAGGCCTGCACAGCGGTCTTCGCTATGTTGGGGCGATTCGTGAGGCAGAGGACTGTGGCCTCTTGTCCTGCAGTCAAGTTATCCAGGGTCGCTTTATCAAGAAGAATGAGTGGATTGTCGACTAGCGCCGAGCTCTTAAGTGCCCTGGACAAGCGGCCAATCAAAACAAGCTTGGTCTCTTCTGGCATTAGGTTGTTGATAATCTTTTTTACGACGAAAGAGAGGAGCTTTCTAAGGATTTTCGAGCGGACAAAGAAGTCCAGGATAGCTAGAGAAgcccttcgcttcttctgcacTGGAAACAAGGGACACACAAGAGAAACGAAGCAGCGGTGAAATAATCAGCTACGGATAGCCAGGGAATCGTGCGCATCGCACGTCGGCTGCAACTCGGGGTTAGAGGAATCCATTCTCGGTTACTCGCACAGGTTGCA
This window harbors:
- a CDS encoding hypothetical protein (encoded by transcript BESB_038930) — its product is MSRAQAALATTMWLFSLLLVIPLLSTAAGTPDGHADLTRITGDSSNTHAPTSPPPPPNPSVTADADQITIEEEPQAIATAGKDVYQFFREGSADYAVTCVTLRDEEKRFKVAQNFCRGFDKNQALQRLCSRVSAELLRTVSSASEGLGPQPFPALFEKMQTLPEHPYFAAGTSEPDLGAITAFVKSTAADPWTPVYEELHGLPTESCPFLQGAHILMTESIQMKAKAKTPVQIEAVKLVAARRTLYSTVFAPVASSMALGLWTELVDFSKCNKASGPKPPGKQSKKEIMYRAFGFAVARMYIPQQTRCSRQSTEPVCQMLISYLAVSQAIVALGRVLGTPSEQKAIGTLDETVAKLRTSITDDEISATQMQVEVSIAETVLIALSGKKKTVKFILAMAKSKKIAKILAVIVAKVKKWVFPFEKQNLETAKALSDARPMVYALENANSAWLGGTGRCAVANKGLENLMLAIARRIAKEMKPTQQTSFLESADFHSPVSGSDSTQITSLIASEEDATGRWVKPHDGLSLLQTPGASDSVGGRGWKKRRKMHFLLAFAGFALATTVIGSFAVPFIHPLFVIFLVTGLFGFILFATFTSVIIKQSLLITATTQASEEIDQTERRIHQHRLEQKELSDAVSEQITRENRNRPPSPPPNPPPNLPPSPPPNPPPSPAPAPNAANTHYPTPLSDKLTVAGPSAGLATGVSSRRPSRRRSRSPSPTGNVNYGFQSDTDSWDSSSGDESDDEGMIG
- a CDS encoding hypothetical protein (encoded by transcript BESB_038940), giving the protein MHASTPQPQTSSPSSTDGDANDDEASRIFHHFASGQGEELLTCAEWKPVNKWDGLAKSFCQRLRKKPTLAEICEQAAADLIPKLTALYVRPGPNPVPEVVRQLSLYVLHPLIPRGKTAAPTEALGRVVSSIGASDVSRFQASLSTQSCSVKRTLQTLGERANKDTRKSRKDTIKSTEAREAIASRYLVLLEQVPAPDPVYAGLVVALVNLKPCLTRRRRNAKYHIPAGNKSIELKHRDAVVQAFAGAFLTAFYPPQEHCNGYTLSHNCAVLKGFLQARRALDSVAESVIQQAKYNSQSQVDAVQADMNTAAGSEADAELEDVLLQSKLSIYFTVRVAAAASGNSGAILGFFGRSKVLAKLIAKVALKMKSLITQIFGDGPASVASSEAEVGTTRALREVYIASTSAAVTCVTSRIGLANVTANVLVKLVKAAAEAAAKSRANSTSFLDIAASPAGDSPSTELSARQGEPLAIEPHQPADAGRTGALMPIRLISFAQKRTKSKNKSWDRWKPGLVGGAFVLLAIAIGTGAAYSFLWAAPWAIALVVVGIFSFLVATVLIILLSEKAILRKWFKRGARAAKKAEEEVAKALERRRMAEARMKRNLERNTFHSHDPVQTRSPWGTPGAPAGAPQPPLLPPSSPQPRPADAFDKTLHSPPIYPPPIYVNRDYNQ